A region from the Streptomyces sp. 3214.6 genome encodes:
- a CDS encoding TniQ family protein — MGACCHGRLALVTAPRADEAFASWVDRMARVNRCPPAEVADLMGLHLRGVHASTRPPVFGVQCDEAVRQAVYAATGVPGSAVDRMHLSVFEGGPLSVAEVLTATKAHWPSAAREWVEVYGSRACPCCLLASGGVWRLWWKLSCAAVCPEHEVTLLDRCPACGWVLRWGGARPRAVPARWNRLPTCCANSGHGRPCAQWLSAVRVSQADERTVDAQRRWLDIAYRRAYPTLGGTKVSARQWFEAFRACVIFLRLGLPTILGRLPDVPGWCTRALLDERVERDVYRGRFGWGPASAAAAAAFLTVVTPLLAAADRQELTRGLAPLVRTAVEEGCLTPRPLMRLPMPGVFARAVAAQVPLGLFDQKSAERRYSR, encoded by the coding sequence GTGGGTGCATGCTGCCACGGGAGATTAGCGCTGGTCACAGCTCCGCGAGCGGATGAAGCGTTCGCGTCGTGGGTGGATCGGATGGCGCGCGTGAACCGATGTCCGCCGGCTGAGGTCGCCGACCTGATGGGGCTGCACCTTCGAGGGGTTCATGCGAGTACCCGGCCCCCTGTGTTCGGAGTGCAGTGTGATGAGGCGGTCCGGCAGGCCGTGTACGCAGCGACGGGTGTCCCGGGCAGCGCAGTGGACCGGATGCATCTGTCGGTTTTCGAGGGTGGGCCGCTGAGCGTGGCGGAGGTGCTCACTGCCACCAAGGCGCATTGGCCGTCGGCGGCACGGGAGTGGGTCGAGGTGTACGGCAGCCGGGCCTGTCCGTGCTGTCTACTGGCCTCGGGCGGGGTGTGGCGGCTGTGGTGGAAGCTGTCGTGTGCGGCGGTGTGCCCTGAGCATGAGGTGACGCTGCTCGATCGGTGTCCGGCGTGCGGTTGGGTACTGCGGTGGGGCGGAGCCAGGCCTCGGGCCGTGCCGGCGCGGTGGAACAGGCTTCCAACGTGCTGCGCGAATTCCGGTCACGGGAGGCCGTGTGCACAGTGGCTATCCGCGGTTCGCGTGAGTCAGGCAGACGAACGGACGGTCGACGCACAGCGGCGTTGGCTGGACATCGCGTACCGCCGGGCATATCCCACGCTGGGTGGCACGAAGGTATCGGCACGACAGTGGTTCGAGGCCTTCCGTGCCTGTGTGATCTTCTTGCGGCTCGGGCTGCCCACGATCTTGGGACGCCTACCGGACGTGCCGGGCTGGTGTACCAGGGCTCTTCTGGACGAACGCGTGGAGCGAGACGTGTATCGGGGCCGATTCGGCTGGGGCCCTGCTTCGGCCGCAGCTGCGGCAGCGTTCCTCACGGTGGTTACCCCTCTTTTGGCAGCGGCCGACAGGCAGGAGTTGACTCGAGGGTTAGCGCCGCTGGTGCGTACGGCGGTTGAAGAAGGCTGCTTGACGCCTCGTCCGTTGATGCGGCTCCCGATGCCGGGGGTTTTCGCGAGGGCAGTGGCAGCGCAGGTGCCGCTGGGGCTCTTCGACCAGAAGTCCGCGGAGAGGAGGTACTCGCGGTGA